One Candidatus Marinarcus aquaticus genomic window carries:
- a CDS encoding ArsR/SmtB family transcription factor: MELFLNTVGAINDETRIKILAFINQNEEVCVCDIEQSFNMIQSRISRHLKILKEGGFLKVKREGRWAYYSIRSPLDVFRQSVLKEISCLSIELPEYKKGCTL; this comes from the coding sequence ATGGAACTTTTTTTAAATACTGTAGGTGCAATCAATGATGAGACACGTATCAAAATACTTGCTTTTATAAATCAAAATGAAGAGGTATGTGTTTGTGATATTGAACAATCTTTTAATATGATTCAATCGCGTATCTCGCGACATCTTAAAATATTAAAAGAGGGAGGCTTTTTAAAAGTTAAACGTGAAGGGCGGTGGGCGTATTACAGTATTCGCTCCCCTTTAGATGTTTTTAGGCAATCAGTTTTAAAAGAGATATCCTGTTTGTCCATTGAATTACCAGAATATAAAAAGGGGTGTACTTTATAA